One window of the Spirochaetota bacterium genome contains the following:
- a CDS encoding anaerobic ribonucleoside-triphosphate reductase activating protein has protein sequence MNIRGIHKTSLIDYPGRISSVIFTGGCNLRCGYCHNPELACNSCELERFSNEETLGMLEKRRGLIDGITVSGGEPTISKNITTFMSSLKGLDLAVKLDTNGLNPSVVRNLARDGLVDYVAIDIKTAPEKYEFVTGTKVDFDRIVETVNAVRDAGVEYELRTTCIPNYVTLEDFKSIRLAVGEVKRYYLQQFVNEVTMDASLGGVRPYPVSVLQGFKKYVDSFAEICGIRGI, from the coding sequence ATGAATATAAGAGGAATTCATAAAACCTCGCTCATAGATTATCCGGGCCGGATAAGCTCGGTGATCTTTACGGGAGGGTGCAACCTGCGCTGCGGGTACTGCCACAATCCCGAGCTCGCCTGCAACAGCTGCGAGCTCGAGCGTTTCTCGAACGAGGAAACGCTCGGTATGCTGGAGAAGCGCCGCGGCCTCATAGACGGCATCACCGTATCCGGCGGCGAACCGACCATTTCAAAAAACATCACCACCTTCATGAGCTCGCTTAAGGGCCTCGACCTCGCGGTCAAGCTCGATACGAACGGCCTCAACCCGTCGGTCGTGAGAAACCTGGCGCGCGACGGCCTCGTGGATTACGTCGCGATCGACATCAAGACCGCGCCCGAAAAATACGAATTCGTCACCGGGACAAAGGTGGATTTCGACAGGATCGTCGAGACGGTGAATGCGGTGCGTGACGCGGGGGTCGAGTACGAGCTTCGCACGACCTGCATACCCAATTACGTGACCCTGGAAGATTTTAAAAGCATCCGCCTGGCCGTGGGCGAGGTGAAGCGATACTACCTCCAGCAATTCGTGAACGAGGTCACCATGGACGCGTCCCTGGGCGGGGTTCGTCCCTACCCCGTGAGCGTGCTTCAGGGCTTCAAGAAGTATGTGGACAGCTTCGCGGAGATCTGCGGGATCAGGGGTATCTGA
- a CDS encoding ribonucleoside triphosphate reductase, with protein sequence MREHASPLKQIRKRDGRVVTFDPEKVTSAIFKAAKAVGGSNRETAQGVTDSVVGVLEIIYKDDRIPTVENVQDLVEKVLIERGHARVAKAYILYRDQHRKIREGKDLLNEGIQLVEQYLDRSDWRVNENSNMSYSLQGLNNHIASAITAKYWLERMYPPQIREAHVNCDYHLHDLGLLSAYCVGWDLKDLLIRGFGGVPGKVESRPAKHFRSALGQVVNFFYTLQGESAGAQAFANFDTYLAPFIRYDRLSYDEAKQCLQEFVFNMNIPTRVGFQTPFTNVTLDLKVPSTIADEYVVIGGEIKDTKYAEFQEEMNVFNLAFAECLHEGDARNRIFTFPIPTYNITKDFDWENPFLERLWEITAKYGIPYFANFVNSEMKAEDARSMCCRLRLDNRELRSRGGGLFGANPLTGSIGVVTINMPRLAHLSENENDFIARLTDLMDLARDSLEIKRKVLENFTQNDLYPYTKHYLSDIRERSGKFWVNHFSTIGIVGMNEACLNLFGITIAEKEGKAFAMRVLTYMRERIREYQEETDNLYNLEATPAEGVSYRFAKHDKKTLPDIITAGKNEPYYTNSVHLPVGYSDDIFDVMEHQNELQAAFTGGTVVHCFIGEKIDDPRIVKTLVKRIAENYHIPYFTITPTFSICPVHGYISGAFKYCPHEHSPEELEKYGIEIPAKDSEYDSRIAI encoded by the coding sequence ATGCGAGAGCACGCATCCCCTCTTAAGCAGATTCGAAAAAGGGATGGAAGGGTGGTTACCTTCGACCCCGAAAAGGTCACCAGCGCCATCTTCAAGGCAGCCAAGGCGGTCGGGGGCAGCAACCGGGAAACCGCCCAGGGCGTAACCGATTCCGTCGTGGGCGTACTCGAGATAATCTACAAGGACGACCGCATTCCCACGGTGGAAAACGTCCAAGACCTCGTGGAAAAAGTGCTCATCGAGCGGGGCCATGCCAGGGTTGCCAAGGCCTACATACTTTACCGCGACCAGCACCGGAAGATACGCGAGGGCAAGGACCTCCTGAACGAGGGCATCCAGCTTGTCGAACAATACCTGGATCGCTCCGACTGGAGGGTTAACGAAAACAGCAACATGAGCTATTCCCTGCAGGGGCTCAACAACCATATAGCGTCCGCGATCACCGCGAAGTACTGGCTGGAGCGCATGTATCCGCCCCAGATCCGCGAGGCGCACGTGAACTGCGATTATCACCTCCACGACCTGGGGCTTCTGTCCGCCTACTGCGTGGGATGGGATTTAAAAGACCTTCTCATCCGCGGTTTCGGGGGAGTTCCCGGCAAGGTGGAAAGCCGGCCGGCGAAGCATTTCCGGAGCGCCCTGGGACAGGTGGTTAATTTTTTCTACACGCTGCAGGGCGAATCGGCGGGCGCGCAGGCTTTCGCCAATTTCGACACCTACCTTGCCCCGTTCATTCGCTATGACAGGCTGTCCTACGACGAGGCCAAGCAGTGCCTCCAGGAGTTCGTGTTCAATATGAACATTCCCACACGCGTGGGATTCCAGACCCCGTTCACGAACGTCACACTCGACCTCAAGGTTCCCTCCACCATCGCCGATGAGTACGTGGTTATCGGTGGCGAAATAAAGGACACGAAGTATGCCGAGTTCCAGGAAGAGATGAACGTCTTCAACCTCGCCTTCGCCGAATGCCTCCATGAAGGGGACGCCCGCAACCGCATCTTTACCTTTCCCATCCCGACCTACAACATCACGAAGGACTTCGACTGGGAGAACCCGTTCCTGGAACGCCTGTGGGAGATCACGGCGAAATACGGCATCCCCTACTTCGCCAATTTCGTGAATTCCGAGATGAAGGCCGAGGACGCGCGCTCCATGTGCTGCCGGCTGCGCCTGGACAACCGGGAGCTCCGCAGTCGTGGGGGCGGGCTTTTCGGCGCGAATCCCCTCACGGGGAGCATAGGCGTAGTCACGATCAACATGCCCCGGCTTGCGCACCTTTCGGAGAACGAGAACGATTTCATCGCGAGGCTGACCGATCTCATGGACCTCGCGCGCGACTCGCTGGAGATCAAGCGCAAGGTTCTGGAAAATTTCACCCAGAACGACCTGTATCCCTATACGAAGCATTACCTGTCCGATATCCGCGAGCGCTCCGGAAAATTCTGGGTGAACCATTTTTCGACGATCGGCATCGTGGGCATGAACGAGGCCTGCCTGAACCTTTTCGGGATTACCATCGCGGAGAAGGAGGGCAAGGCCTTCGCGATGCGCGTCCTCACCTACATGCGCGAGCGCATCCGCGAGTACCAGGAGGAAACGGACAACCTTTACAACCTGGAGGCGACCCCTGCCGAGGGGGTGAGCTACCGGTTCGCGAAACACGACAAAAAAACCCTCCCGGATATCATCACCGCAGGGAAAAACGAGCCGTACTATACCAACTCGGTGCACCTGCCCGTGGGGTACAGCGACGACATCTTCGACGTCATGGAGCACCAGAACGAGCTCCAGGCCGCCTTCACGGGGGGCACCGTGGTGCATTGCTTTATCGGGGAGAAGATCGACGACCCGCGCATCGTGAAGACGCTCGTGAAGCGCATCGCCGAGAATTACCACATACCCTATTTCACCATCACCCCCACCTTCAGTATATGCCCCGTACACGGCTATATCTCAGGCGCGTTCAAATACTGCCCGCACGAGCATTCCCCGGAGGAGCTCGAAAAATATGGTATTGAGATTCCGGCCAAGGATTCCGAATATGATAGCAGGATAGCTATATAA